The sequence GGGCGCGTTCGACGAGTTCCGGATGCCCGAGGGGGTGGACGCCATGGAAATCTGCGCTGCCGTGGCCGTCGTCCTCGGGACCGACGCAACCCGCGTGAAGCGCGAGAATGCCTGGGCGTGCGTGTCCGGCATCACACTCGTCGCCGATCTTTCCGTCCCCACGGCGTCCTTCTTCCGTCCCCCCGTCCGGTTCAAGTGCCTGGACGGGTCGTGCGCGATCGGCCCGTGGGTTGTGGATGCCGGCAGTGTCCCGCCGCTCGAAACGCTCGTCCTCGAAGTCGTGGTGGACGGCGAGACTGCGCAGCGGGTTCCGATGAACCGCTGGGTACGCGATGCCGCGCACCTGATCGCCGACATCTCCGCCTTCCGCGACGCTGCGCGAAGGCGACGTGCTCATGCTGGGCTGTGGACCGGACCGGCCTCGCGTCAGCGCCGGTCAACGGGTGCAGGTGCGCTGCGCCGGCATCGGCATGCTGTCGCCGCGGATCGTCCGCGAGGACGCCGTGGAGCGGAGTGCGAGGCCATGAAGCGCGCTCGCGTTGCCTATCGCGGCGCCGTTCACTGGGCGTTTCCGGAGGGAGAAGCCTTGCGCCTCGCCGACGGCACGTTGGCCGCCGAAACCGAGGTGGTGTGGCTCCCGCCACTCGCGCCCACCGCGCGCCCGCGAACCGTCCTGGCGCTGGGGCTCAACTATGCCGATCACGCCAAGGAACTCGCCTTCAAGGCGCCCGACGAGCCGCTCATCTTCATGAAGAGCGAGTCCGCCCTCGTCGGCCACCGCGGCGTATCCCGCCGGCCCGCGGACGTCACGTACATGCACTACGAGTGCGAACTGGCCGTGGTCATCGGCCGCCAGGCGCGGCGCGTGGCCCGCGCGGATGCCTACGACTTCGTCGCGGGATACACCGTGGCGAACGACTACGCGTTCCGGGACTATCTCGAGAACTACTACCGGCCCAACCTGCGCGTGAAGAATCGCGACGGCTGCACGCCGCTGGGTCCGTGGCTGGTGGATGCCGGGCACATCCCGGATCCCATGAACCTGACGCTGCGGACGTTCGTGAACGGCAAGTGCACGCAGACCGGCACGACGCGCGACATGGTCTTCGACATCCCGTTCCTGATCGAGTACGTGACGCGCTTCATGACGCTCTCTCCGGGCGACATCATCCTCACCGGCACCCCGAAGGCCTCGCCGACACCCGGCCCGGGGACGAGGTCGTCACGGAGATCGAGCACGTGGGCCGCCTCGTCAACACCGTCATCGCCGACACCGGCGATGCGCACTCTCCAGGATCGGCCGCATGACGACCCTCTTGCACCTCATCGACGGCAAGCCCGTTGACAGCCCCGAGCGCTTCCGGACCGTGAACCCCGCCACGCAGGACGTGCTGGCGGAAGTCGCCGCCGGAGGCGACCGCGAGATCGACCTGGCGGTCGCAGCGGCCAAGGCCGCGTTCCCGAAATGGGCCGCGACGCCGCAGGCCACGCGCGCGAAGCTCATGCGCAACCTGGGCGAACTCATCACGAAGCACGTCCCGGAAATCTCCGACACCGAGACCCGCGACACGGGACAGGTCATCGGCCAGACGAAGAAGGCGCTGGTGCCGCGCGCCGCCGACAACTTCCACTTCTTCGCCGAAGTGTGCACGCGCATGGACGGGCACACGTATCCCGTCGATGGCGCGATGCTCAACTACACGCTGTTCCAGCCGGTGGGGGTGTGCGCGCTGATCTCGCCGTGGAACGTGCCGTTCATGACTGCCACCTGGAAGACCGCGCCATGCCTCGCCCTGGGCAACACGGCGGTGCTGAAGATGTCGGAGCTCTCGCCGCTCACGGCTTCGCGCCTGGGCGAACTGGCGCTGGAAGCGGGGATTCCCCCGGGCGTGCTGAACATCGTGCACGGCTACGGGCGCACGGCGGGCGAAGCCCTGGTGAAGCATCCGGACGTGCGCGCCATCTCGTTCACCGGCAGCACGGCCACGGGCAACCGCATCATCCGCGAGGCCGGGCTCAAGAAGTTCTCCATGGAACTGGGCGGCAAGTCGCCGTTCATCGTCTTCGAGGACGCGGACCTCGAACGTGCCATGGACGCCGCCGTGTTCATGATCTTCTCCAACAACGGCGAGCGCTGCACGGCGGGCTCGCGGATCCTCGTGCAGCGGTCGATCTACCGCGCGTTCTGCGAGACCTTCGCCCAGCGCGCGTCGCGGCTTGCCGTCGGCGATCCGCTCGACGAGAAGACCATCATCGGCCCCATGATCACGCCCGAGCACCTGGCCAAGGTACGTGGTTACATCGAGCTGGGCACCCGGGAAGGCGCGGCACTGCTCACGGGCGGGCTCGAGCCCCCCGAATTGCCGGACAGCCTGCGCGGCGGCAACTTCGTGCGCGCCACCGTCTTCGCCGACGTGGACAACCGCATGAAGATCGCGCAGGACGAAATCTTCGGTCCCGTGGCCTGCCTCATCCCCTTCGACGATGAAGCCGATGCAGTGCGCCTGGCCAACGACATCCGCTACGGCCTGTCGTCCTACGTCTGGACCGAGAATCTCGGCCGCGCCCACCGTGTCGCGGCAGGCATCGAGGCCGGCATGGTGTTCGTCAACAGCCAGAACGTGCGCGATCTGCGTCAGCCCTTTGGCGGAATCAAGGCCTCGGGCACGGGACGGGAAGGCGGCACGTGGAGCTTCGAAGTGTTCACCGAACCCAAGAACGTCTGCGTCGCGATCGGCCGCCACCCGATTCCGCGGTGGGGCGTCTGAGGGCGGGCCACCCCGATGCGCGTGGATCGCAGTGCAACGGAAAGCGCTGCCGGGCGAGGCGGCACGCGGCCGCGCCCGGCGAACGGACGTCCATAGGGAGACCACCATGGGAAAACTCGCCCTCGCCGCCAAGATCACGCACGTGCCGTCGATGTACCTCTCCGAGTTGCCCGGCCCGCACCACGGTTGCCGTCAGGCCGCCATCGACGGCCACCACGAGATCGGCCGTCGCTGCCGGGCGCTGGGCGTGGACACCATCGTGGTGTTCGACACGCACTGGCTCGTCAACGCCGGTTACCACGTGAACTGCAGCCCGCGGTTCGCCGGCAACTACACCAGCAACGAACTGCCGCACTTCATCAAGAACCTCGATTACGACTTTCCCGGCAACCGCGCGCTGGGCGAGATCATCGCCGCCACGGCTACCGAACGCGGCGTTCCCACGCGCGCGCATCACGACACCTCGCTGGACCTCGAGTACGGAACGCTCGTGCCCATGCGGTACATGAATGCCGACCGGCACTTCAAGGTGGTGTCCATTGCCGCGTGGTGCAACTGGCACACGCTGGAAGACAGCCGCCGCTTCGGCGCTGCCGTGCGCGAGGCCATCGAGAAGCGCTACGACGGCACGGCCGCGATCTTCGCGAGTGGCTCGCTGTCGCACCGCTTCAACGACAACGGCAGTCCCGAGTCGTCCATCCACGAGATCAGCGACGAGTTCTTCCGCCAGGTGGACATCCGCGTGCTGCAGCTCTGGGAGCAGGGCGACTTCGCCACCTTCACGAAGATGCTGCCAGAGTACGCGCAGCGGTGCGTGGGCGAGGGCCACATGCACGACACGGCAATGCTCCTGGGCGCGCTCGGCTGGGACCGCTACCGCGAGCCCGTCGAGATGATCACGCCCTACTTCGCAAGTTCCGGAACCGGCCAGCTCAATGCCGTGTTTCCGGTCGTGCCCCTGGAGTAATGCGATGCCCCACCTCGTCTTCGAATACACCGCCAACCTGGAAGCCGACGGCCGCCTGCAGGAGCTGGTGAACGGCGCCGCGGCCGTGCTGGTCGCGCAGCAGGAAGACGGCAAGCCCGTCTACCCCATCGGTGGCGTGCGGGTGCGCGCGATCCGCCTGGACACCTGGTGCATGGCCGATGGCGCGGACGACTACGCATTCGTCCACGGAGCGCTCAAGGTGGGCAGCGGTCGCGGCGAGGCGGTGCTCAAGCGAACGGGCGACGCCCTGTTCGATCTCATGAAGGCGCACTTCGCCGAACTGTACGAACGCCGCCTGCTCGCGCTGTCGCTGGAGATCGGCGAGTTCAGCGAGGCGGGCACCTGGAAGCACAACAACGTCCACGCGAAATTCCGCAAACCGGTCTGACCATGACGACGTCGATCACGCTTTCCGAATCCACGATCCGCGAACTGGCCACGCGGCTGGACGACGCCGAGCGCAGCCGCAGGCAGCTGCCGCATTTCTCGAAGGAGTTTCCGGGAATGACCATGGCCGACGGCTACGCGATCCAGCGCGCGTGGGTGGCCGCCAAGCTCGCTCGCGGACGCGTGATGCGCGGCCACAAGATCGGGCTCACGTCGCGCGCCATGCAGATGGCCTCGCAGATCGACGAGCCGGACTACGGCGCGCTGCTGGACGACATGTTCTTCGAGTCCGGCGGCGACATTCCGCTGGAGCGATTCATCGTGCCGCGCGTGGAGGTGGAACTCGCCTTCGTGCTGAAGCGCCGGCTGCAGGGGCCGGGCGTCACGCTCTTCCAGGTGCTGGAAGCCACGGAGTACGTCACGCCCGCCATCGAGATCATCGATGCGCGCATCGAGCAGTTCGACAGCGCCACCAAGGCGCCGCGCAAGGTGTTCGACACCATCTCCGACAACGCCGCCAACGCCGGCATCGTGCTGGGCGGACGTCCCGTGCGGCCCGACGCGCTGGATCTGCGGTGGGCCGGGGCGCTGCTTCACAAGAACGCGGTGATCGAGGAAACCGGGCTGGCCGCTGCCGTGTTGAACCACCCGGCCAACGGCATCGCGTGGCTCGCCAACCGGCTGGCGCCGCACGAGGAGTTCCTCGATGCCGGCGAGATCGTCCTGGCCGGATCGTTCACCCGCCCCACCGGTGGCGCGCGCGGCGACTGCTTCCACGCAGATTACGGCCCGCTGGGCTCCATCTCCTTCCGCTTTGTCTGACGCGGGGCCGCCGGGCATCCACCGCTACAATCGCGCGGTGCACCGGAACTCGGCCCGCGTTCCCGGGTCTGGACGTTCGGCACGACCGCCGCGTGCGCCCGATCATTCACCCAGGA comes from Betaproteobacteria bacterium and encodes:
- the hpaE gene encoding 5-carboxymethyl-2-hydroxymuconate semialdehyde dehydrogenase, which translates into the protein MTTLLHLIDGKPVDSPERFRTVNPATQDVLAEVAAGGDREIDLAVAAAKAAFPKWAATPQATRAKLMRNLGELITKHVPEISDTETRDTGQVIGQTKKALVPRAADNFHFFAEVCTRMDGHTYPVDGAMLNYTLFQPVGVCALISPWNVPFMTATWKTAPCLALGNTAVLKMSELSPLTASRLGELALEAGIPPGVLNIVHGYGRTAGEALVKHPDVRAISFTGSTATGNRIIREAGLKKFSMELGGKSPFIVFEDADLERAMDAAVFMIFSNNGERCTAGSRILVQRSIYRAFCETFAQRASRLAVGDPLDEKTIIGPMITPEHLAKVRGYIELGTREGAALLTGGLEPPELPDSLRGGNFVRATVFADVDNRMKIAQDEIFGPVACLIPFDDEADAVRLANDIRYGLSSYVWTENLGRAHRVAAGIEAGMVFVNSQNVRDLRQPFGGIKASGTGREGGTWSFEVFTEPKNVCVAIGRHPIPRWGV
- the hpaD gene encoding 3,4-dihydroxyphenylacetate 2,3-dioxygenase, yielding MGKLALAAKITHVPSMYLSELPGPHHGCRQAAIDGHHEIGRRCRALGVDTIVVFDTHWLVNAGYHVNCSPRFAGNYTSNELPHFIKNLDYDFPGNRALGEIIAATATERGVPTRAHHDTSLDLEYGTLVPMRYMNADRHFKVVSIAAWCNWHTLEDSRRFGAAVREAIEKRYDGTAAIFASGSLSHRFNDNGSPESSIHEISDEFFRQVDIRVLQLWEQGDFATFTKMLPEYAQRCVGEGHMHDTAMLLGALGWDRYREPVEMITPYFASSGTGQLNAVFPVVPLE
- a CDS encoding 5-carboxymethyl-2-hydroxymuconate Delta-isomerase; the protein is MPHLVFEYTANLEADGRLQELVNGAAAVLVAQQEDGKPVYPIGGVRVRAIRLDTWCMADGADDYAFVHGALKVGSGRGEAVLKRTGDALFDLMKAHFAELYERRLLALSLEIGEFSEAGTWKHNNVHAKFRKPV
- the hpaH gene encoding 2-oxo-hepta-3-ene-1,7-dioic acid hydratase, producing the protein MTTSITLSESTIRELATRLDDAERSRRQLPHFSKEFPGMTMADGYAIQRAWVAAKLARGRVMRGHKIGLTSRAMQMASQIDEPDYGALLDDMFFESGGDIPLERFIVPRVEVELAFVLKRRLQGPGVTLFQVLEATEYVTPAIEIIDARIEQFDSATKAPRKVFDTISDNAANAGIVLGGRPVRPDALDLRWAGALLHKNAVIEETGLAAAVLNHPANGIAWLANRLAPHEEFLDAGEIVLAGSFTRPTGGARGDCFHADYGPLGSISFRFV